From the genome of Apodemus sylvaticus chromosome 3, mApoSyl1.1, whole genome shotgun sequence, one region includes:
- the LOC127680452 gene encoding uncharacterized protein LOC127680452, protein MSFLTTHLSFLHCRGQFDRVFPISPGFWFTIDLDRYKYRNNSTKKGWPLSTWTLINSKGAVCDLSPIVNLENSKVDLFNVSGVLNSTTNRLVVNSLHKQHNMTFSRGRMCVDPPFLFLLFNYSSPVVDCKNQSCYISQCWGNRKYDSALVMRMPTLVPIPVRVDPSEFPLVTLFRQKRDFGITAAIVTAIAVSAAAAVTAGVAMANQVQTVTQINEIVQKTSTALSSQEKMNAHFASGILMLNKRIDLLEVALQDLFDVISTSCVDRTPHICVTPYSATLNESKQLSNILSGNWSREFEQLQANFSYHIHVLNSTKVELVTIGQFSDWMVKTFSYFKEWIGVGMFGAFCLAGLFLTLFLFCKM, encoded by the coding sequence ATGTCCTTCCTGACTACCCACCTGAGTTTTTTACACTGCAGGGGACAATTTGATAGAGTGTTTCCCATTTCACCTGGTTTCTGGTTTACAATTGATCTAGACAGATACAAGTATCGTAACAATTCCACAAAGAAAGGATGGCCTTTATCAACCTGGACCCTTATTAACTCTAAGGGTGCAGTCTGTGATCTATCGCCTATAGTCAATTTGGAAAATAGTAAGGTAGATCTGTTCAATGTTTCTGGAGTCCTAAACTCCACTACTAATAGGCTTGTAGTTAATAGTCTTCATAAGCAACATAATATGACATTCTCTAGAGGTCGCATGTGTGTAgatcctccatttttgtttttgctgtttaattATTCCTCTCCAGTAGTGGATTGCAAGAACCAAAGTTGTTACATCAGTCAGTGCTGGGGCAACAGAAAATATGACTCAGCTTTAGTAATGCGCATGCCTACCCTAGTACCTATCCCCGTTAGGGTCGATCCAAGTGAATTTCCTTTGGTTACCTTGTTTAGACAGAAAAGAGATTTTGGCATCACTGCCGCAATAGTCACTGCAATTGCGGTTTCTGCAGCTGCAGCGGTCACTGCAGGAGTTGCCATGGCTAATCAGGTACAAACAGTTActcaaattaatgaaatagtaCAGAAGACTTCTACTGCTCTTTCCTCACAAGAGAAAATGAATGCTCATTTTGCATCAGGAATCTTAATGCTCAATAAGAGAATAGACCTCTTAGAGGTAGCCTTACAAGATTTATTTGATGTCATCTCTACAAGCTGTGTAGACAGAACTCCCCACATCTGTGTAACACCCTACTCTGCGACCCTCAATGAATCTAAGCAGTTGTCTAATATTCTGAGTGGAAATTGGTCCAGAGAATTTGAGCAATTACAAGCTAATTTCAGTTATCACATTCATGTGCTTAACAGCACCAAGGTAGAATTGGTCACTATAGGACAATTTTCAGATTGGATGGTAAAAACCTTTTCCTATTTTAAAGAGTGGATAGGAGTTGGCATGTTTGGCGCGTTTTGTCTGGCAGGactatttctaactctattcCTTTTCTGCAAAATGTGA